A portion of the Platichthys flesus chromosome 7, fPlaFle2.1, whole genome shotgun sequence genome contains these proteins:
- the LOC133956205 gene encoding putative beta-lactamase-like 1 isoform X2: MKVKWTMLGMVVFFLLSVVMTSCFIWQYRMPKLKTVVVKQVIVEEMCPRFPEPVPLKHPITSLRVALEKIDVLLRSSVHTTKLPAISAIVVLNDSILWNGHFGKKNITDPSSSAPDEYTVYRIASLSKIFPTLMLYKLWEDGLVDSLDDPLEKYTNNFTIKNPLGKSEGPASSSVRTLRSRSPALSLRRMASQVSGLPRRLRSTNLLWSGDTQSALILLQDDVLVADPGTRCHYSNVAFSLLANILAQKVTGTDFESWVSENILEKLRMEQTGFSLTPDIQRQMASGVYSNGQLAPLYNLGWYRPAGQMYSTTADMAKLMMALLGVHAGTLLRQDTLNTMMTPVLRCQSGYFANSTGTPWEINEQFGYDVVRKDGDLDGYAATLSLVPRLKLGLVVLMAGVRPAEQDIVSQAYSYLIPVVVNAFRDTQQMLKPPPDPAPYIGFFTFKNMTFYEIKVDSDGVIVMQQFGPQVDTTVPSNYRTIRLDYLQDRLFRVVFETPYPCKLKFNSASVSLEAQDRQIFNFYVFNKKGVSPGFDSPGLNTYKVTRIAGRPYLTS, from the exons ATGAAGGTTAAGTGGACCATGCTGGGAATGGTTGTCTTCTTTCTGCTCTCTGTGGTCATGACTAGCTGTTTCATATGGCAGTACAGGATGCCAAAGCTGAAGACAG TGGTTGTAAAACAAGTGATAGTAGAGGAGATGTGCCCTCGTTTTCCTGAGCCCGTGCCCCTCAAGCATCCAATCACATCACTGAGAGTGGCCTTAGAAAAG ATAGACGTACTCCTGAGGTCAAGTGTTCACACCACCAAGTTACCAGCGATATCAGCCATCGTGGTTTTAAATGATTCTATTCTGTGGAACGGACActttggaaagaaaaacataactGACCCTTCCTCATCTGCACCCGATGAGTACACAGTGTACAG AATTGCAAGCCTCTCTAAAATCTTCCCCACACTGATGCTGTACAAGCTGTGGGAGGATGGCCTGGTAGACTCTCTGGATGACCCTTTGGAGAAGTACACAAACAATTTCACCATCAAGAACCCACTCGGGAAAAGTGAGGGACCAGCCTCCTCGTCAGTCAGGACTCTCAGGAGCCGCTCTCCAGCACTTAGTCTGCGCAGGATGGCCAGTCAGGTCTCTG GGTTACCCAGAAGATTGAGGTCAACTAATCTCCTCTGGAGTGGAGACACACAGTCAGCTCTGATTTTGTTGCAGGATGATGTCCTTGTGGCAGATCCAGGCACAAG ATGCCACTACAGCAATGTTGCTTTTTCCTTATTGGCCAATATTTTGGCCCAGAAGGTGACTGGCACAGACTTTGAGAGCTGGGTATCAGAGAACATTCTGGAAAAGCTCAGAATGGAGCAAACTGGATTCAGCTTAACTCCAGACATTCAGAGGCAGATGGCTTCGGGTGTGTACAGCAATGGCCAGCTGGCTCCACTATACAACCTTGGCTGGTACCGACCTGCAGGCCAGATGTATTCCACTACTGCTGACATGGCCAAGCTCATGATGGCTCTTCTAGGTGTACATGCTGGGACCCTGCTCCGCCAGGACACCCTGAACACCATGATGACCCCAGTCTTACGATGCCAGAGTGGCTACTTTGCAAACTCCACCGGTACACCATGGGAGATCAATGAGCAGTTTGGCTATGATGTGGTGAGGAAGGACGGCGACCTGGATGGTTATGCGGCCACCCTCTCCCTAGTACCAAGGCTAAAGTTAGGACTGGTTGTCCTGATGGCTGGGGTTCGGCCTGCAGAACAGGACATTGTGAGCCAGGCCTACAGCTATCTCATCCCTGTGGTGGTGAATGCTTTCAGAGACACTCAACAAATGCTCAAACCACCACCTGACCCAGCTCCCTATATtggtttttttacttttaagaaTATGACCTTCTATGAAATCAAAGTCGATTCAGATGGAGTGATAGTGATGCAGCAGTTTGGACCACAGGTTGACACAACTGTGCCGTCCAATTACCGAACTATTCGCTTGGATTACCTGCAGGACAGGCTGTTCAGGGTAGTGTTTGAGACCCCATACCCTTGTAAACTAAAGTTTAACAGTGCCTCAGTGTCCCTTGAGGCACAGGACAGGCAGATCTTTAACTTTTATGTCTTCAACAAAAAAGGTGTGTCACCAGGATTCGATTCCCCAGGCCTCAACACTTACAAAGTGACAAGGATAGCTGGCAGACCATACTTAACTTCATGA
- the LOC133956205 gene encoding putative beta-lactamase-like 1 isoform X1 — translation MKVKWTMLGMVVFFLLSVVMTSCFIWQYRMPKLKTAVVVKQVIVEEMCPRFPEPVPLKHPITSLRVALEKIDVLLRSSVHTTKLPAISAIVVLNDSILWNGHFGKKNITDPSSSAPDEYTVYRIASLSKIFPTLMLYKLWEDGLVDSLDDPLEKYTNNFTIKNPLGKSEGPASSSVRTLRSRSPALSLRRMASQVSGLPRRLRSTNLLWSGDTQSALILLQDDVLVADPGTRCHYSNVAFSLLANILAQKVTGTDFESWVSENILEKLRMEQTGFSLTPDIQRQMASGVYSNGQLAPLYNLGWYRPAGQMYSTTADMAKLMMALLGVHAGTLLRQDTLNTMMTPVLRCQSGYFANSTGTPWEINEQFGYDVVRKDGDLDGYAATLSLVPRLKLGLVVLMAGVRPAEQDIVSQAYSYLIPVVVNAFRDTQQMLKPPPDPAPYIGFFTFKNMTFYEIKVDSDGVIVMQQFGPQVDTTVPSNYRTIRLDYLQDRLFRVVFETPYPCKLKFNSASVSLEAQDRQIFNFYVFNKKGVSPGFDSPGLNTYKVTRIAGRPYLTS, via the exons ATGAAGGTTAAGTGGACCATGCTGGGAATGGTTGTCTTCTTTCTGCTCTCTGTGGTCATGACTAGCTGTTTCATATGGCAGTACAGGATGCCAAAGCTGAAGACAG CAGTGGTTGTAAAACAAGTGATAGTAGAGGAGATGTGCCCTCGTTTTCCTGAGCCCGTGCCCCTCAAGCATCCAATCACATCACTGAGAGTGGCCTTAGAAAAG ATAGACGTACTCCTGAGGTCAAGTGTTCACACCACCAAGTTACCAGCGATATCAGCCATCGTGGTTTTAAATGATTCTATTCTGTGGAACGGACActttggaaagaaaaacataactGACCCTTCCTCATCTGCACCCGATGAGTACACAGTGTACAG AATTGCAAGCCTCTCTAAAATCTTCCCCACACTGATGCTGTACAAGCTGTGGGAGGATGGCCTGGTAGACTCTCTGGATGACCCTTTGGAGAAGTACACAAACAATTTCACCATCAAGAACCCACTCGGGAAAAGTGAGGGACCAGCCTCCTCGTCAGTCAGGACTCTCAGGAGCCGCTCTCCAGCACTTAGTCTGCGCAGGATGGCCAGTCAGGTCTCTG GGTTACCCAGAAGATTGAGGTCAACTAATCTCCTCTGGAGTGGAGACACACAGTCAGCTCTGATTTTGTTGCAGGATGATGTCCTTGTGGCAGATCCAGGCACAAG ATGCCACTACAGCAATGTTGCTTTTTCCTTATTGGCCAATATTTTGGCCCAGAAGGTGACTGGCACAGACTTTGAGAGCTGGGTATCAGAGAACATTCTGGAAAAGCTCAGAATGGAGCAAACTGGATTCAGCTTAACTCCAGACATTCAGAGGCAGATGGCTTCGGGTGTGTACAGCAATGGCCAGCTGGCTCCACTATACAACCTTGGCTGGTACCGACCTGCAGGCCAGATGTATTCCACTACTGCTGACATGGCCAAGCTCATGATGGCTCTTCTAGGTGTACATGCTGGGACCCTGCTCCGCCAGGACACCCTGAACACCATGATGACCCCAGTCTTACGATGCCAGAGTGGCTACTTTGCAAACTCCACCGGTACACCATGGGAGATCAATGAGCAGTTTGGCTATGATGTGGTGAGGAAGGACGGCGACCTGGATGGTTATGCGGCCACCCTCTCCCTAGTACCAAGGCTAAAGTTAGGACTGGTTGTCCTGATGGCTGGGGTTCGGCCTGCAGAACAGGACATTGTGAGCCAGGCCTACAGCTATCTCATCCCTGTGGTGGTGAATGCTTTCAGAGACACTCAACAAATGCTCAAACCACCACCTGACCCAGCTCCCTATATtggtttttttacttttaagaaTATGACCTTCTATGAAATCAAAGTCGATTCAGATGGAGTGATAGTGATGCAGCAGTTTGGACCACAGGTTGACACAACTGTGCCGTCCAATTACCGAACTATTCGCTTGGATTACCTGCAGGACAGGCTGTTCAGGGTAGTGTTTGAGACCCCATACCCTTGTAAACTAAAGTTTAACAGTGCCTCAGTGTCCCTTGAGGCACAGGACAGGCAGATCTTTAACTTTTATGTCTTCAACAAAAAAGGTGTGTCACCAGGATTCGATTCCCCAGGCCTCAACACTTACAAAGTGACAAGGATAGCTGGCAGACCATACTTAACTTCATGA
- the LOC133956708 gene encoding zinc finger protein PLAGL2-like → MFHQQDNLKSHLQESHPASRQLFHCQECGKQYNTQLGYRRHLVAAHSTATGLPCPEGAPSLLGQLGGHTERPPPSEGNINAAVSVRERKYSCERCDRRFYTRKDVRRHAVVHTGRRDFLCPRCEQRFGRRDHLTRHLKKSHAQESGLMPSCTPGTPLATPTAANQCPLKEPSPVTSEMGSISKEPMEIFPRDMYNSYPMTNAVPGMGHPHGLMQGSLSSSMGAGRHIPPQSSHSHLHHLQPPAAPQQQPYSNMARYQHGSTSYPRADVDSFLLDLQSVPPPHLSAVNPSTSTSASPQREVLGEGVASGGDPHLLCRSPAVSSAELSCTTNMDLGPLLGFLPFSLPPYSPHMGMGGLVMSYPPATTTTSSPSSSTGLSSQAPGPFSFFQPPQAHVPQGPGAHNHSQLPQAYSSPTMSTSSSLPHYYQAFQQ, encoded by the coding sequence ATGTTCCACCAGCAGGACAATCTGAAGAGCCATCTGCAGGAAAGCCACCCAGCCAGCAGGCAGCTCTTTCACTGCCAGGAGTGTGGGAAGCAGTACAACACTCAGCTGGGTTATCGACGCCACCTGGTGGCAGCCCACAGTACTGCAACAGGCCTGCCTTGTCCAGAGGGGGCACCGTCCCTCCTCGGGCAACTAGGCGGCCATACAGAAAGGCCTCCACCCTCAGAGGGTAACATTAACGCTGCTGtgtcagtgagagagaggaaatacTCGTGTGAGCGATGTGACCGTCGGTTTTATACTCGTAAAGATGTTCGACGTCATGCTGTGGTACACACTGGGCGCCGTGATTTCCTCTGCCCACGCTGTGAACAACGCTTTGGCCGCAGAGACCACCTGACCCGCCACTTGAAGAAAAGCCATGCCCAGGAGTCGGGGTTGATGCCATCATGTACTCCAGGTACTCCTTTGGCTACACCCACTGCTGCCAACCAGTGCCCATTGAAGGAGCCCAGCCCTGTTACCTCTGAGATGGGCTCCATCTCCAAGGAGCCCATGGAGATATTCCCAAGGGACATGTACAACTCTTATCCTATGACCAATGCTGTCCCCGGGATGGGCCACCCTCATGGCCTCATGCAAGGTTCCTTATCCTCAAGCATGGGTGCAGGACGCCACATTCCCCCCCAGTCTTCACACTCTCACCTCCATCACTTGCAgccccctgcagctccacagcagcagccctACAGCAACATGGCCAGGTACCAGCATGGATCTACCTCATATCCTCGTGCCGACGTGGACAGTTTCCTGCTGGACCTTCAGAGTGTCCCTCCACCACACCTGAGTGCAGTTAACCCCTCTACCTCTACTTCTGCCTCACCCCAGAGGGAGGTGCTGGGTGAAGGGGTGGCTTCTGGTGGCGACCCCCACCTACTGTGCCGGAGCCCTGCTGTATCTTCAGCCGAGTTGTCCTGTACCACCAACATGGATCTCGGGCCTCTGCTGGGGTTTTTGCCTTTCAGCCTGCCGCCCTACAGCCCTCACATGGGGATGGGAGGGTTAGTGATGAGCTATCCACCTGCCACCACAACCacttcctctccatcctcttccaCTGGGCTGTCCTCACAGGCCCCAggccctttctctttcttccagcCTCCCCAGGCTCATGTACCCCAGGGCCCTGGAGCCCACAACCACAGCCAACTACCTCAGGCATACAGTAGTCCTACTATGAGCACTTCAAGCTCCCTACCTCACTACTACCAGGCCTTTCAGCAGTAA